ACTCTGCCAGGCCTGGCATGGGTGGGGCTGGGAGCATGGGAGTGGAGTTGGGGGGTCCAGGCGGCTCCAAGGTGAGCCCACTCCTCCCCTAGATACAAGGGAGGGCCCTGGGACCCTGTCTGCTGTTCCTTCTGGGCTACTGCTGGGTAGCacttcctccttcccctgcccctgcTCCCAGCCAGGAGACCCAGAAAAGTACAGGGGCCGCCTGCTCCACCTCCTGCTAGGTGGCCGCTGGGAGGGGCCACCTGGCAGGCCTTGGGGGCCAGGAGGAACAGCCTGAAACTGTCTGTCCTGTCTTCCTGGAGGCCCTGATGGCATTGTCTCCATGCTcttctacctttctttttttttcattttcaaagacatccctggccgggcacggtgactcacacctgtaatcccagcactttgggaggtcgaggtgggcggatcacctgaggtcaggagttttgagaccagcttgactaatgtggtgaaacccgtctctactaaaactacaaaaatcagctgggcttggtggcgggtgcctgtagtcccagctacttgggaggctgaggcaggagaatggcttgaacccggcaggcagcagtttcagtgagccgagatcctgccattgcactccagcctaggggacacagtgagactgtctcaaaaaaaaaaaaaaaaaagaaaagaaataaatcccTTCAGGGGATTTGAGTCCAGGGGTTGGCCAGACCCCACTCTGAGAACCGTGCCTGAGGCAGGGGTGTGGGATCGGGAGTTTCTGAGGGTGCAGGGGATCTATACATTCACTTTCTCccttttccaaatatcactcctGGAGCTGGCTGCACCTGGGAGCTGAGCCCGGCAGGGGGATGTCTTGGCAGGGAGACGGCATTCCCTGTGGGGAGGGGGCACAGGCCTGGCCATCCTGTGGGACCCGTTTTCTTCCTGGGGCTTGAGGGCAGGCCATGGCCGTGGTCAGGGCCAAGGTGCCCAGCCCAGGGCTGGTTGGGGGGCTGGCCTTGCAGGGGAGCGGGCTGGTCCCAGGCCCCTATCTCCGAGTTGAGGGTTGGGGCCTCCCTCTTTCCCAGgcaccctccctcccccaggaGGAAGCTCCCCCTCTACCTCAGGCGTTTGTCCATTGATTTGAACACAAATGCATGGTTCACCTTCCTGTGGAAAAATCTGGCCCTCGGACTTTATCTGGAGGGTGTGGTGGCCGAGGCACCTTGCCTTGGGTGGGACCTTCCCCCGTCTGCTATTTCAGGCTCTGGGGGCTGCAGGAAGCCCTAGGAGGAgcttcctttgggtatatttttAGAGGAACAAAGGGTGGCCTGAGTGGCAGGTCCCTTTGTGCATGAGTCTGGCTGGGGACAGGGGCTCCAGGAGGTCAGGGGACACCCAAGGAACAGggtctctccttctctcttctggcATCGAGAActgaggtttctttttcttttttttctcggctcactacaacctctgccgtctgggttcaagcgattctcttgcctcaccctgcccagtagctgggattacaggcacacgccaccacatcctactaattcttgtgtttttagtagagctggggtttcaccgtgttgctcaggctggtctcgaactcctgatttcaggtgatctgccctcctctgcctcccaaagttctgggattacaggcgtgagccactgtacccggcccctGAGATCTGaggtttcatttctttctttctttcttttcttttttcttttttttttttgagatggagtttcactctgtcacccaggctggagtgctgtggtgtggtcttggctcactgcaatctccttctcctggattcaagcaattcttgtgcctcatcctcccgagtagctggtagtacaggcgtataccaccatacctggctaatttttgtgtttttagtagagacagggttttgccatgttggccaggctggtctggaactcttgggctcaagtgatctgcctgcctcagcctcccaaagtgctggggtgacaggcgtgagccaccgcacccggctcgaGCCCTGAGGTTTGTTCACCTGAGCTCCCAGCATGGACAGGAAGAATTGGGGCTCACCTGACCTCGCAGAGCAGGTTCAGATCCTGCCCTGCTCAGCCTGGGTTCAGGGTATGCCTGAGATGCTCAGGGAGCCCAGGAGGGCAAAGCTTACTTTGTGGGGATGGCTCCAGTGGGGGCGGTGGTGGCAGAGAGGCAGAGCGCTGGGAGGGTATGTAGCTTGGCTATGGTGCAGGATGGAGAGGGCCCAACTCTGGGTGCCCCCTGGGAGCTAAGGGTGGTTCTCAGTGTCCCCTGTCCtggctggggatgggggaggtgggcaggggaggACACTGATGTGGTTGGCCACTCCTTTTGGGGGTCATGAAGGCCTAGTTAGTGATGACTCAGCCCTGGGCCACACCAGGCTGGGGGTGGCCGCAGCTGCAGTGCAGCTGATCCTAGTAGTGACGACAGGGGACGGCCCCCAAACAGAGATGGGTGGCCAGCGGTGCCAGGCCCTAGAGGTGGTGGCAGAccctgagccctctgccccctgCCCCTAGCCCAGTCTCCACCTCCATCTGGAGGGCCTTGGGGGCTAAGAGCAGGTGAGGGGTGACAGATCTGCGGGAGGCGGCTGTGTGGTTAGGGCGCGGTGCCTGTGGGGGCTTCCGGGCTCCTATGGCTCTTGTTCCTCTGGAACCTCAGCAGGACTGTCCTGTGTTCTGGGGCCGGGACTCCTCCCTGTCCCCGCAGCCCTGGGtcctggggcagggcagggccttccagcagcttccttccttcctttcttgggACGGAAACCTAGCTGGGTGGGGGGCGCCACACTGGAGCCTTCGCAGGGGAGTGGGCTCAGTCATCACCCTTCTCCCCAGAGTGACTCAGCCCCCGCGTCCCCACCCATCCCCGGGGAGCCGGGGCCGCAGAGGGAGGTAGATAAGTGGGGTGGCAGCCTGGGTCAGCCAGAGAGTTCAGGCCACCCCGGCCGGACGCCTGCCACTCACTGCCGCTGTACCGCTGCCATGGCGCGCTCCGGGAGTGCCACACCACCTGCCCGGGCTCCAGGAGCCCCTCCACGGAGCCCACCCCAGGGGCTGGTACAGGtcaggtggggtgggaggaagggagggctaGGAGGAACCAGCAGCCGCTCGGCCTCccggggtgggaggaagggactCCGGGAACTTGATGTAAGCAGGCTGGTCCCTGAGCAACAATGAAGGCCTTTCTCTGCCAGGGCTGGTGCGTCACCATCTGGGGGGGCGCCCAGTGTACCCCCATGCTAGCCTCTTTGTCCGGACACAGGCATGGCTGGGGGACCAGGGATGGTCCAGCTCTGTGCTGGCCACTGGCGGGGAGGGAGCCTGGAGCCCGTGGGAGCCAGAGGGCCTGGCAGGAGGCGGCAGGAAGTGTGTGCTGAgccagggcagggaggaggaatGTGAGCTATGAACCCCGCCCGAACTCCTCAGCTCTCTGGGTCCCCGTGCTCCGCCCCATGTGCTGCCAGCAGCCCACCCTGGCCCCTCCATTGCAGCCCTTCCACCACCTGAGGGTTTAGTGCTGTGCCTGGCGCCTCCATGACCCTGCTGACAATGAGGGGTTTAGGCTTTGATGATAGGCAGAACTTCTTGCCGTGTAGAGTGAAAGACGGCTGCTTCTGGACAGAGGCAGAGGGGTGGCCAGAATGACCCTGAGAACACTGAGGGGCCCTTGGCCTGGCCTCAGGGCCCCAGACACCCAGCTGATCCTGCTTCCTGTCTGGTGCCCTGAGAAACCCTGCCCTGTAGGCCGCTGTGCAGGCGTGGGAAGGGCTGCCGGGCCAGCACTGTGGGGCTGGCCGCATGTATGGGTGGCTATGCATGTTTGCAGGTGTGTTTGGACGTCTTGTGTCTGTGACCGTGTGACGTGTCTGTACCGCCTGGGCCCATGTCACACTCCCACCTCCCCCCTGAACTGGGCTCCTGTCCCCACGCCTTCCCTCAGTCCCAGGCCAGCCTCAGCACTGTGCTCTGACTGCATCCCTGAGGGGCACCTCGGTGGGCAGGTGTCAGGGTCAGCCTCAGAGCCCCGTGCCTGTGCCACCAGGTGtgtctgggggaggggtgggtcTGTGTGGTGGGCCCTGGAGATTTTGGGGGTCTTGCACCCTCCAATTCAGCCCACGTGGCCCAGCTGAGCCCCTGCGGGGCCAAGGAGCCACAGCCTTGTCCCTGGAGTTTCTGGTGTGATAGGGCCTGGGTTGTGGCCATGCAGAGAGGGTTCAGAGGGTGGGCAGGAGGCTCCTGACGAGGCATCTGGCAGGCTGGACAGGAGAAGGGTGTTCCAGACCAAGGGCAGGTCCCGAGCCCAGGGGACAGGGCACTAGCCCTGTGGAGAAGGACCCCCTTTCTCCCTTGGCAGGGCGGCCCCCGCCACTGACATGGCTGTTTCCGGTCCATTGGGGTTTGGAGTGAGCTTGAAGGTGGGTGGCTGGAGGGGTCGGGGGTGTCTAAGGCCTGGAGACCTGCCCTCCTGAGGTCTGAGTACCCCTCTTGCCATGCTGCCCCAACCCTGGCCTGGCCTGTGGTCCCTGAGGGACACACAGGGAGGTAGGAGGTGAGGGAGGGGCCCTGGCAGCCCCTCACCCCGCTTGCATGCTCTCCCCGGCACACGCCCTCAAGCCTGGCACTCCCTGGAAACCTGAGCTGACCCCGCCTGCTCTGGCCACCGCCATGTTTAACTGAGCACGGGCAGCCACTGGCCACCGCCGCGGCACCCTGGCCAGGCCCCTGGCTGGGGGGTGGTCACTGGGCCTGGCCCTGCCTGCATGGTCCCCTGGGCCAGACCCCCACTGCAGAATGCCAGAGGTAAcatggggcagggcctgggaTGGTAGCGGGGGGGTCCTTCTGGGCCCCAGGAGGCCCTCTGTGCCCTGTCCACTCTaagctcctgccccagcctctgcttGCTGGGCCCGCGGGGGTGGTGCGGCTCGTTTTCCCGGAATGTGAAAGCAAACAGAGCCGCCACCGCAGCCAGCCTCACGGAGGCCTctggagagaaaacaaaactgcTGGCCTAGGAGCGCCTGCCCCACTCTCTGGAGGAGAACCCGGGGCAGGGGGACGCACGGGCAGGGCCCTCAGGGACAACTGCCCCAGGAGGCCGACAGTGACAGTTCTTCCCACCTGGTGCTCTCTCCCATCCCGCCTGTGTACCGCGCTGGCCTCCAGCCCAGGGAATTATCCCAGCAACCCAGGAAGGCGGCTGGGCCCATCTGGGAGGCTTCTGGGTTTGAAAACTGGCTTTGCCCAAGTTCCCACAACTAAATCTCTGTCACAGGCAGCCTGGGTTCCCGGAGTGTTTGCCACTGAGACCTGGGCCTGCCCGTGGGTGGCATGGTACCGAGTCTGGGCAGCGGCGGCATCACCAGGGAGTGGCCTCTGGGGGTGGGAGGCTGGAGCCAGGGACTGACCCTGTCCCTCGGACCTGCAGGATGTCAGTGGGCCCCTGAGGGAGCTGCGCCCTCGGCTCTGCCACCTGCGAAAGGGACCTCAGGGCTACGGGTTCAACCTGCATAGTGATAAGTCCCGGCCCGGCCAGTACATCCGCTCGGTGGACCTGGGCTCACCTGCCGCCCGCTCTGGCCTCCGCGCCCAGGACCGGCTTATTGAGGTACCAGGGCTGCAGGGTGCTGGGGGCCTCATGCCTGTCCACACTGGGGCCCTGGGTCCttgcagggaggagggagacacTGGGAACCTGAGCTGGTGCGCCTCCTGCTGCCTCGGCGGGCGGTGGCTGTGATGAATATTTGATGCCACACCTGGCCACGCGGCATTGGGGGCTGTCTGGGCCCACGGCGGGGCTGATGCGTGCTGGTGGCGGCAGGTGAACGGGCAGAATGTGGAGGGGCTGCGCCACGCTGAGGTGGTGGCCAGCATCAAGGCACGGGAGGATGAGGCCCGGCTGCTGGTGGTGGACCCCGAGACAGATGAGCACTTCAAGCGGCTTCGGGTCACACCCACCGAGGAGCACGTGGAAGGTGGGCCACGGCCCGGGGCACAGGGTGGGTGCGGTGTGGTGGCCGAGCAGCCACTGACACGCTGTCCCCACAGGTCCTCTGCCATCACCCGTGACCAACGGAACCAGCCCTGTCCAGGTGAGAAGGTGGGGTGCCCACGAGACACAAGGTGCTTCTGGGGGTACCCAGGCCCGACAGAGGCCCCCTTCTCCCTGGAGATCCCTTTTCTCGAGGTGTGGTAGTGACACCCGATTCTGGCCGTCACCTCCCTTTAATGCGCCTGTGGTTTTCGTCCTGGGTCAGTGCCACACACAAGCCACATGGGGCgcctggggtgggggctgctgcCTTCCGTCCCCTCCTGAGCACCACCTGGTAGGGAGTTgccctccagtctctgcctcctcagGGAGCTGGTGGTAGCCTCACCCCAGGCGTTGCTCACGCCAGCCATTCCTGCACCCAAACCCCCTCTGCACCATGAGCCGGCCAGGCCACCTGCCTGTCACTGCCGGGCGCCCAGTGCCTGCCTCACCGCATCTGGAGTCCACCAGATGCCCGGGGCCCCCTGCCGAGTGGAGGAGCACACACTGGTGGGGCGTGTGCATCTGTGCACATGTGTGCTTGTGCGGGTGTTGTGTCTGTCTGTGAAGCCACAACCTGCCCTTGGTTTCCCAGCTCAATGGTGGCTCTGCGTGCTCGTCCCGAAGTGACCTTCCTGGTTCTGACAAGGACACTGAGGTATGGATGTCCTCCTCCACTCCTGAGCTCACACATGGGGCTGCCAGAGGCCTTGGGGTGGGCGTCTGTGGAGATGTCAGCCCTGGCAGTGGGGTCTCTGCTCAGGAAGCCCTCATGAGCCCCTaccccagccccaaccccagcAGGCAACCTCTGTTGGTTGTTCCCTGGGAGGGGCCCCCGTCTGGGGTGTGGGACTAGGGCTCACTCCAGACACCCCACGCACCGTGCTCACCCCAGGATGGCAGTGCCTGGAAGCGAGACCCCTTCCAGGAGAGCGGCCTCCACCTGAGCCCCACGGCGGCCGAGGCCAAGGAGAAGGCTCGAGCCACGCGAGTCAACAAGCGCGCGCCGCAGATGGACTGGAACAGGAAGCGCGAAATCTTCAGCAACTTCTGAGCCCCTTCCTGCCTGTCTCGGGGCCCTGGGACCCCTCCTGCACGGACCTTGGGCCTCAGCCTGCCCCGAGCTCCCCAAGCCTCAGTGGATTGGAGGGTGGTCCTGCCACTGCCCAGAAATCAGCCCCAGCCCCCGTGAGCCCCCAtcctgcccctgcctgccagGTACTGGGGGCCTGTGGCAGCAAGATGGGGGGAGAGAGACCCCGAGAtgtgagagagaggcagagacagagacacagagagagagagagagcgcgagcgagagagagagacagagcgggGGCAGCACGGGGTGAGGGCCTTTGCTGCTCTGCCGGGGCCTGCTGACTGAAAGGaatttgtgtttttgcttttttccaaaAAGATCTCCAGCTCCACACATGTTTCCACTTAATACCAGAGCCCCCCACCCCCCTGACTTCCCCTCTCCCTTGGGACGCGCTCTAAATAATTGCAATAAAACAAACCTTTCTCTGCAAACCatttcctccctgccccctcccctcagcAGCAGCTGTCCTGAGTGGGAGTCCCTGGGACTTCCCAGTGGCTGAGCTGGGGCCCCCAGCCTATTTGTGGGGACCTCAGGTAAAGCCAGGGAGGCCTGATGTGGCCGTAGgagctgcccctccccacccgccCTGGTGTGGGGGGTCCCTAGGCCAGGCCCTGCTCCCCACCCAGCTACCCTGTGCGCCTGTGCCCTGCTGGGCGTCTGAAGTGCAGGGCCTGGGTTCTCTGAGGGGCCTGAGGATGGAGGCCCCATGTCCCCGAGGAGGGTGGCCTCTGGACAGGCCCCTCCTTCCGCATGGCAGCTCCCAGGCCTGGGGAACACAGGTGTGTGAAAGCGGCACCCAGGAAGGACTCCTGGCCTCTGGCTCAGCCCTGCCTGGCGGGCTCCCCCGTGGACACCCTGTTGACTTTGCTCTTCCCTCCCAGGCCCCGCACCCCTGAGCCGACCCCTGATCAACCGGCACCGCTGTTGCCTCGTTAAGCCATAGTGCATGCGCGCGCTCAGAATAAACAGGCCCTGCCTGGGGCCCACACGCCTCTGTCTCTTCTGAGCCTCCTCCCCGCGGGGTGAGGGGAGTGGAGGGATGAGGCTGTTCCAGGGAGCCCCCTGCCCGAGTCTCAGCAGCTGGAAACTGGGTCTCATTCCTGAGCCCCTGCCCTGCGTCCATCTGCTCCCATCCCCGCTCCCTCTCCCCCACCAGACCCCATGGCACCCCCTGCTGTGTGGCACATTCTGGGCCCAGGACCATCTCTCTATTCGGcagactcagcctcccacctTCATCTTCCCTGTGAAGCCATCTGGCTCCACACAACACCCACACGGGCCACCCTTTGCCCAATTCACCCTGCGACCTCTAGCAGTCACAGGTCAAGCCTTGTAGGCTATGGCACCCTGCCTGGGTCCCCAATGTCCCTTTCAAGGCCAGGTAGCGCTGTAACGGGGGGTGGGACTGGGCAGAGGCTGGGCTTTGAGGTCACTGAAGTTCAGGAGCTGGTGGTGTCCAGGCTGCGAAGCTGGGGGCCGGCGATGGCTAGCATGAGGGGCCAGGGTCCTCAGCCAGCTGCCTAGGGCTGCTTCCCCAGTGGACTTCCAGCAGCCGGCTGCAGCTGGCTCTTCACttcctccctcccaggttcacgcacaccccctcctcctccctgagtACTGAGCAAAGACTGTCACGTCCCCAGCCGGCCTCCCAGGCAGCCCTGCTCCACACACGCGAGCATgggtgtgcacgcacacacacttgTATGTGATTCCCATGTGCCCTGCCCCCTCAGAGACAGACATCAGCCAGATCCCATCTGCAAACAGCCCAAAGCTTTATTCGACAGGCGTGGCTTCCTGAAGCGTAAAGCCACTTCACAGAC
The genomic region above belongs to Chlorocebus sabaeus isolate Y175 chromosome 5, mChlSab1.0.hap1, whole genome shotgun sequence and contains:
- the NHERF2 gene encoding Na(+)/H(+) exchange regulatory cofactor NHE-RF2 isoform X2, coding for MARSGSATPPARAPGAPPRSPPQGLVQDVSGPLRELRPRLCHLRKGPQGYGFNLHSDKSRPGQYIRSVDLGSPAARSGLRAQDRLIEVNGQNVEGLRHAEVVASIKAREDEARLLVVDPETDEHFKRLRVTPTEEHVEGPLPSPVTNGTSPVQLNGGSACSSRSDLPGSDKDTEDGSAWKRDPFQESGLHLSPTAAEAKEKARATRVNKRAPQMDWNRKREIFSNF
- the NHERF2 gene encoding Na(+)/H(+) exchange regulatory cofactor NHE-RF2 isoform X1: MAAPEPLRPRLCRLVRGEQGYGFHLHGEKGRRGQFIRRVEPGSPAEAAALRAGDRLVEVNGVNVEGETHHQVVQRIKAVEGQTRLLVVDQETDEELRRRQLTCTEEMAQRGLPPAHDPWEPKPDWAHMGGCSSDTGKKDVSGPLRELRPRLCHLRKGPQGYGFNLHSDKSRPGQYIRSVDLGSPAARSGLRAQDRLIEVNGQNVEGLRHAEVVASIKAREDEARLLVVDPETDEHFKRLRVTPTEEHVEGPLPSPVTNGTSPVQLNGGSACSSRSDLPGSDKDTEDGSAWKRDPFQESGLHLSPTAAEAKEKARATRVNKRAPQMDWNRKREIFSNF